The proteins below come from a single Streptomyces sp. B3I8 genomic window:
- a CDS encoding gas vesicle protein K — protein MNESGTSGTSGTGGTDGGTDPVPARDGRPSRRMELEPDTVERDLIKLVLTVVELLRQLMERQAVRRFDTGDLTEEQEERIGLTLMLLEDRMTELRERYGLRAEDLNLDLGPLGPLLPRD, from the coding sequence ATGAACGAGAGTGGGACCAGTGGAACCAGTGGGACCGGCGGGACCGACGGCGGCACCGATCCTGTTCCGGCGCGTGACGGGCGGCCGAGCCGGCGGATGGAGCTGGAGCCCGACACCGTCGAGCGTGACCTCATCAAGCTGGTGCTGACCGTCGTCGAGCTGCTGCGCCAGCTCATGGAACGCCAGGCGGTGCGCCGCTTCGACACCGGGGACCTCACCGAGGAGCAGGAGGAACGCATCGGGCTGACCCTGATGCTGCTCGAGGACCGGATGACCGAGTTGCGCGAGCGTTACGGCCTGCGGGCCGAGGACCTCAACCTGGACCTCGGGCCGCTCGGCCCGCTCCTCCCGCGCGACTGA
- a CDS encoding class I SAM-dependent methyltransferase, with amino-acid sequence MSKPRETAVYTHGHHESVLRSHTWRTAANSAGYLLGSLKPHMRILDIGCGPGTITADLAELVPDGHVTGVDNAAEILEQARTTAAGRGLTNIDFAVADVHALDYPDDTFCVVHAHQVLQHVGDPVRALREMLRVTKPGGYIAVRDSDYAAMTWYPLVPGLDDWLDLYHRVARANGGEPDAGRRLYSWALSAGLTGVTATSSTWTFATEEERAWWSGLWADRTLASAYAGRATAGGHATEEQLRSVSEAWREWGRRPDGWFAVLHSEILGRKEV; translated from the coding sequence ATGTCGAAACCACGGGAGACCGCCGTCTACACGCACGGCCACCACGAGTCCGTGCTGCGCTCGCACACCTGGCGGACCGCCGCCAACTCGGCCGGCTACCTCCTGGGCTCGCTGAAGCCCCACATGAGGATCCTGGACATCGGCTGCGGTCCCGGCACCATCACCGCCGATCTGGCGGAACTGGTCCCCGACGGCCATGTCACGGGCGTCGACAACGCCGCGGAGATCCTGGAGCAGGCCCGGACGACGGCGGCCGGACGCGGCCTGACCAACATCGACTTCGCGGTCGCCGACGTCCACGCCCTGGACTATCCGGACGACACCTTCTGCGTGGTGCACGCGCACCAGGTGCTCCAGCACGTCGGCGATCCGGTGCGGGCGCTGCGCGAGATGCTGCGGGTCACCAAGCCGGGCGGCTACATCGCCGTACGGGACTCCGACTACGCGGCGATGACCTGGTACCCCCTCGTGCCCGGTCTGGACGACTGGCTGGATCTGTACCACCGGGTGGCGCGCGCCAACGGGGGCGAGCCGGACGCCGGACGCCGGCTGTACTCCTGGGCGCTGTCGGCCGGGCTCACCGGCGTGACCGCCACGTCGAGCACCTGGACCTTCGCCACCGAGGAGGAGCGGGCCTGGTGGAGCGGGCTGTGGGCGGACCGCACCCTCGCCTCCGCGTATGCCGGCCGGGCCACGGCGGGCGGTCACGCCACGGAGGAACAGCTCCGGTCGGTGTCCGAGGCGTGGCGGGAGTGGGGACGCCGGCCCGACGGCTGGTTCGCCGTCCTGCACTCGGAAATTCTGGGCCGCAAGGAAGTCTGA
- a CDS encoding bifunctional phosphatase PAP2/diacylglycerol kinase family protein: MTPDVDLTVRPPGRHLLRDRLLAADRRLFEAVAARHWPGADAVLPPLSRAANHGVLWFAGAAVLTAARTPRGRRAAARGLASLALASATINTLGKRSVRRTRPVLDPVPLSRRLKRQPFTTSFPSGHAASAAAFAAGVALESRGLGAAVAPLATAVAVSRVYTGVHFPSDVLAGVALGAGAALAVRGLVPTRDQLPAPGRPHADAPTLPAGEGLVVVANRASGSSDRVRDLHELLPRAEIVECEPEDVRDELEKAAARAQVLGVCGGDGTVNAAAQTAVRHALPLAVVPGGTLNHFAQDLCIEDVRDLARALERGDAVRVDVGRWSTPERDGVFVNTFSLGVYPELVRERERWSHRIGAWPAGLLAACKVLRADRHPLEAEIRGRAHPLWLLFAGNGTYHRMGLAPGRRYDLADGKLDVRVVHGGRRPALRLLSAAVAGPLTRSPAHAAVRVRRLRLDGVAPCTLLAYDGEVTEVEGTITLFKQPEALTVYRPLE; the protein is encoded by the coding sequence ATGACCCCAGATGTCGACCTGACCGTCCGGCCGCCGGGCCGTCACCTCCTCCGGGACCGTCTGCTCGCCGCCGACCGCCGCCTGTTCGAGGCCGTCGCCGCGCGCCACTGGCCGGGGGCCGATGCCGTCCTGCCCCCGCTGAGCCGCGCGGCGAACCACGGTGTGCTGTGGTTCGCCGGCGCCGCCGTGCTCACCGCCGCCCGCACCCCCCGCGGCCGTCGCGCGGCCGCCCGCGGCCTCGCCTCCCTCGCCCTCGCCTCCGCCACCATCAACACCCTCGGCAAGCGGTCGGTCCGCCGCACCCGGCCGGTACTGGACCCGGTGCCGCTCTCGCGGCGGCTCAAGCGGCAGCCGTTCACGACCTCCTTCCCCTCGGGGCACGCCGCCTCGGCCGCGGCCTTCGCCGCCGGGGTGGCGCTGGAGTCGCGCGGGCTGGGCGCGGCCGTCGCGCCGCTGGCGACCGCGGTCGCGGTCTCCCGCGTGTACACCGGGGTGCACTTCCCCAGCGACGTCCTGGCGGGCGTGGCCCTCGGGGCCGGCGCCGCTCTGGCCGTACGCGGCCTGGTGCCCACCCGCGACCAGCTCCCCGCCCCCGGCAGGCCGCACGCGGACGCGCCCACGCTCCCCGCCGGCGAGGGCCTGGTCGTCGTCGCCAACCGGGCCTCCGGCAGCTCGGACCGCGTACGGGACCTGCACGAGCTGCTGCCGCGCGCCGAGATCGTGGAGTGCGAGCCGGAGGACGTGCGGGACGAGCTGGAGAAGGCGGCGGCCCGCGCCCAGGTGCTCGGCGTGTGCGGCGGCGACGGGACGGTCAACGCCGCCGCGCAGACCGCCGTGCGCCACGCGCTGCCGCTGGCGGTCGTACCCGGCGGCACCCTCAACCACTTCGCCCAGGACCTGTGCATCGAGGACGTCCGCGATCTGGCCCGTGCCCTGGAGCGCGGCGACGCCGTCCGGGTGGACGTGGGCCGCTGGTCGACCCCCGAGCGGGACGGCGTCTTCGTCAACACCTTCAGTCTGGGCGTCTACCCGGAGCTGGTGCGCGAGCGGGAGCGCTGGTCGCACCGGATCGGCGCGTGGCCGGCCGGGCTGCTGGCCGCCTGCAAGGTGCTGCGCGCCGACCGGCACCCCCTGGAGGCCGAGATCCGGGGCCGGGCGCACCCGCTGTGGCTGCTGTTCGCGGGCAACGGCACGTACCACCGGATGGGCCTCGCGCCCGGCCGACGCTACGACCTTGCGGACGGGAAGCTCGACGTGCGGGTCGTGCACGGCGGGCGGCGCCCCGCGCTGCGGCTGCTGTCCGCGGCCGTCGCCGGTCCGCTCACCCGCTCGCCCGCGCACGCCGCGGTGCGGGTGCGCCGGCTGCGGCTCGACGGGGTCGCGCCGTGCACGCTGCTGGCGTACGACGGCGAGGTCACCGAGGTGGAGGGCACGATCACCCTGTTCAAGCAGCCGGAGGCCCTGACGGTGTACCGACCCCTGGAGTGA
- a CDS encoding Vms1/Ankzf1 family peptidyl-tRNA hydrolase, whose translation MDLAFLQPLYEQPGPWASVYVDTSRHTESTAHERHLTARALSRELAGQGADEATCLAVRSPLEELRHSSEPHGRALFARAGEVVLDPPPAERPAGGSRARWAPLPRTTPLLETAGEDPVCVVAYIDRKGADFELRRALGREDAGSVAGRQWPLHRTASADWSERHFQLAVENTWEHNAAQVAEALAACREEAGADLVILVNDDRERRSVHERLPQGVRERTVEAPYGAGSRLLDGDVERIRAEHVRHRVEEDLERFLAARSPDAEGRAPAVEGVPAVVEAAREHRIDELLVRPDGPDAHREVWVGEEADQVAVRRTELKTLGEQRSWAARADDALVRAAVATGAPAISVTPARPPAGADAPVGGLGALLRWT comes from the coding sequence ATGGATCTCGCCTTTCTGCAGCCTCTGTACGAGCAGCCCGGACCCTGGGCGTCCGTCTACGTCGACACCTCGCGCCACACGGAGTCGACGGCGCACGAGCGCCATCTGACCGCCCGGGCCCTGTCGCGGGAGCTGGCCGGCCAGGGTGCGGACGAAGCGACCTGCCTGGCGGTGCGGTCGCCCCTCGAAGAGCTGCGGCACTCCTCCGAACCCCACGGCAGGGCGCTGTTCGCCCGCGCCGGCGAGGTGGTGCTCGATCCCCCGCCGGCCGAACGCCCGGCCGGTGGTTCCCGCGCCCGCTGGGCGCCGCTGCCGCGGACGACCCCGCTGCTGGAGACGGCCGGGGAGGACCCGGTGTGCGTGGTGGCGTACATCGACCGCAAGGGCGCCGACTTCGAGCTGCGCCGGGCGCTGGGCCGCGAGGACGCCGGGTCGGTCGCCGGACGGCAGTGGCCGCTGCACCGGACGGCTTCGGCTGACTGGTCGGAGCGGCACTTCCAGCTCGCGGTCGAGAACACCTGGGAGCACAACGCGGCGCAGGTCGCCGAGGCGCTGGCGGCCTGTCGGGAGGAGGCCGGGGCCGATCTGGTGATCCTCGTCAATGACGACCGGGAGCGGCGCAGCGTGCACGAGCGGCTGCCGCAGGGGGTGCGGGAGCGGACTGTGGAGGCCCCGTACGGAGCGGGCAGCCGGCTGCTGGACGGGGACGTCGAGCGCATCCGCGCCGAGCATGTGCGGCACCGGGTGGAGGAGGACCTGGAACGGTTCCTGGCGGCGCGGTCGCCGGACGCGGAGGGGCGGGCACCGGCCGTCGAGGGCGTGCCGGCGGTGGTCGAGGCGGCACGGGAGCACCGGATCGACGAGCTGCTGGTCCGGCCGGACGGACCGGACGCGCACCGGGAGGTATGGGTCGGCGAGGAAGCGGACCAGGTGGCGGTGCGGCGGACGGAGCTGAAGACGCTGGGTGAGCAGCGTTCCTGGGCCGCCCGGGCGGACGACGCGTTGGTGCGGGCGGCCGTCGCGACGGGCGCGCCGGCGATCTCGGTCACGCCGGCCCGGCCGCCGGCCGGAGCGGACGCACCGGTGGGCGGCCTCGGCGCGCTCCTCCGCTGGACGTAG
- a CDS encoding DUF6158 family protein, with protein MSEHDERATATTGIDPDRFSEDQLMQELETIHRTRHDTLLHGSDDALRAHNERMAQLEGEYLRRHPRRLVSAGRTREGARERGHAGGATPQ; from the coding sequence ATGAGCGAACACGACGAGCGGGCCACCGCGACGACCGGGATCGACCCGGACCGATTCAGTGAGGACCAGCTCATGCAGGAGCTGGAGACCATCCACCGCACACGCCACGACACCCTGCTCCACGGCTCGGACGACGCGCTGCGCGCACACAACGAGCGCATGGCGCAACTGGAGGGCGAGTACCTGCGCCGTCATCCGCGCCGACTGGTGTCGGCGGGCCGTACCCGGGAGGGCGCCCGGGAACGCGGCCACGCGGGCGGTGCGACACCGCAGTGA
- a CDS encoding type 1 glutamine amidotransferase domain-containing protein: MRIAFLTAPEGVEQVELTEPWQAVTDAGHEPVLVSTASGEVQAFNHLDKADTFPVGEVVGEASAGSFDALVLPGGVANPDALRMDEKAVAFVRAFFDRGRPVAAICHAPWTLIEADVVSGRTLTSWPSLRTDLANAGATWVDEQVKVCDGGANVLITSRKPDDLKAFCETFLGEFEKARAS, encoded by the coding sequence ATGCGCATCGCATTCCTGACCGCCCCCGAGGGCGTCGAGCAGGTCGAGCTGACCGAGCCCTGGCAGGCGGTGACGGACGCCGGGCACGAGCCGGTCCTGGTGTCGACGGCGTCCGGGGAGGTCCAGGCGTTCAACCACCTCGACAAGGCGGACACCTTCCCCGTCGGGGAGGTCGTCGGTGAGGCGTCCGCCGGGTCCTTCGACGCGCTGGTGCTGCCCGGCGGCGTCGCCAACCCGGACGCGCTGCGGATGGACGAGAAGGCGGTGGCGTTCGTCCGCGCCTTCTTCGACCGGGGCCGGCCGGTCGCGGCGATCTGCCACGCCCCCTGGACGCTGATCGAGGCCGATGTCGTCTCCGGCCGCACGCTGACCTCGTGGCCGAGCCTGCGGACCGATCTGGCCAATGCGGGTGCCACCTGGGTCGACGAGCAGGTGAAGGTCTGCGACGGAGGCGCGAACGTGCTGATCACCAGCCGCAAGCCGGACGACCTGAAGGCGTTCTGCGAGACGTTCCTCGGGGAATTCGAGAAGGCCCGGGCGTCGTAG
- a CDS encoding DUF2795 domain-containing protein: MQRGSDRLSVHRDDEMKHELQGMLRSGHPTRSEEWHDPEPTADDDPEVAGGPVTPGTTGSLESVRYELARRLGRTAFPAGPAELIRALRHDNAPDTLIAPLERLPHKTRYANAQALAEAVVEVAGGGGQP, from the coding sequence ATGCAGCGAGGCAGCGACAGGCTGAGCGTCCACCGGGACGACGAGATGAAGCACGAACTGCAGGGCATGCTGCGGTCCGGCCACCCGACGCGGAGCGAGGAATGGCACGACCCGGAGCCCACCGCCGATGACGACCCCGAGGTCGCCGGCGGCCCGGTGACTCCCGGCACGACCGGTTCGCTGGAGAGCGTGCGCTACGAACTGGCCCGCCGGCTGGGCCGTACGGCCTTCCCTGCGGGCCCCGCCGAGCTGATCCGGGCGCTGCGCCACGACAACGCGCCGGACACGTTGATCGCGCCCCTGGAGCGGTTGCCGCACAAGACCCGGTACGCCAACGCGCAGGCGCTCGCGGAAGCGGTCGTCGAGGTGGCCGGGGGCGGCGGGCAGCCCTGA
- a CDS encoding RNA polymerase sigma factor SigF — MRTQTSAKHHPHDDAPDTAADFRRLAALPDGPERDALRSRIVEAWLPMAERLAGRFRNRGESFEDLRQVAALGLVKAVDRYEPALGNAFESYAVPTVTGEIKRHFRDHMWTLHVPRRVQDLRNRVRFASQDLSQTISGRRPTVAEIAEHAHMSEEDVKAGLEALESFTALSLDAELPGSTDGYSLSDALGSADPALDTVVDRESVKPRLAALPERERTILYMRFFGDMTQSRIAEQLGISQMHVSRLISRCCARLREQILREA; from the coding sequence ATGCGTACGCAGACAAGCGCGAAACACCATCCGCACGACGACGCCCCCGACACCGCCGCCGACTTCCGCCGTCTCGCCGCACTTCCCGACGGCCCCGAACGCGACGCGCTGCGCTCCCGCATCGTCGAGGCCTGGCTGCCCATGGCCGAACGACTCGCGGGTCGCTTCCGCAACCGGGGCGAGAGCTTCGAGGACCTGCGCCAGGTCGCCGCACTGGGCCTGGTCAAGGCAGTCGACCGGTACGAACCCGCACTCGGCAACGCCTTCGAGAGCTACGCGGTGCCCACCGTCACCGGAGAGATCAAGCGGCACTTCCGGGACCACATGTGGACGCTGCACGTGCCGCGGCGCGTGCAGGACCTGCGCAACCGGGTGCGGTTCGCCAGCCAGGACCTCTCCCAGACGATTTCCGGCCGACGGCCCACCGTCGCGGAGATCGCCGAGCACGCCCACATGAGCGAGGAGGACGTGAAGGCGGGGCTGGAGGCGCTGGAAAGCTTCACCGCGCTGTCCCTGGACGCGGAGCTGCCCGGCAGCACCGACGGGTACTCGCTGAGCGACGCGCTCGGCTCGGCCGATCCCGCGCTCGACACGGTGGTGGACCGCGAGTCGGTGAAGCCGCGGCTGGCCGCCCTCCCGGAGAGAGAGCGGACCATTCTCTACATGCGGTTCTTCGGTGACATGACGCAGAGCCGGATAGCGGAGCAGCTCGGCATCTCCCAGATGCACGTCTCCCGGCTGATCAGCCGGTGCTGTGCGCGGTTGAGGGAGCAGATACTCCGCGAGGCCTGA
- a CDS encoding aminotransferase class I/II-fold pyridoxal phosphate-dependent enzyme, which produces MGRTDPEGHGPVRYGPPLPGQGLPVLPSLAAALCATAERADDEAPTGGTPALLDAAAGYFARRRLPAGPVRPVAAPGAPALLVALTAALGGDVLVPRPCAAWWTPLARALGRSVFHVPIPAEGGGAPDPYALLETVRRVRAEGGDPRILVLSAADDPTGTVAPPDLVHGTVEAAAAEGLHLISDETWRDTLHRPDETVQFSPAEMFPDRVTVLTDLAGPFLPPGWPAAVAHFPGTADGAGLRARVLDVLTALGARVADPVAAAAAHALDEPADVTARLTASVRLHARVAAAAHAVVVRAGALARPPAAGRHLYADLDPLRPALAAHGVGDAQELEEFLGARLGRPVPGGHRFGDDLDALRVRLSTGPLLGTDPEERLRCLDAPDPTEMPHVRGALIRLGAVLDDLRPTGPSGRPPPRDGDD; this is translated from the coding sequence ATGGGGCGGACGGATCCCGAAGGCCACGGGCCCGTCCGGTACGGGCCGCCCCTGCCCGGTCAGGGACTGCCCGTCCTGCCGAGCCTGGCCGCCGCGCTCTGCGCGACCGCCGAACGCGCCGACGACGAGGCCCCGACGGGCGGCACCCCCGCCCTCCTGGACGCCGCCGCGGGCTACTTCGCCCGCCGCCGGCTGCCCGCGGGCCCCGTCCGGCCGGTCGCCGCCCCCGGCGCCCCCGCCCTGCTCGTCGCCCTCACCGCCGCGCTCGGCGGCGACGTGCTGGTGCCCCGGCCGTGCGCCGCCTGGTGGACACCGCTGGCCCGGGCGCTCGGCAGATCCGTCTTCCACGTCCCGATCCCCGCCGAGGGCGGCGGCGCGCCCGACCCGTACGCGCTCCTGGAGACGGTCCGCCGGGTCCGCGCCGAGGGCGGCGACCCCCGCATCCTCGTACTGTCGGCCGCCGACGACCCCACCGGCACCGTCGCCCCGCCCGATCTCGTGCACGGGACCGTCGAGGCGGCCGCAGCCGAGGGGCTGCACCTGATCAGCGACGAGACCTGGCGCGACACCCTGCACCGGCCGGACGAGACCGTCCAGTTCAGCCCCGCCGAGATGTTCCCCGACCGGGTCACCGTCCTCACCGACCTGGCCGGTCCCTTCCTGCCGCCCGGCTGGCCCGCCGCCGTCGCCCACTTCCCCGGCACCGCCGACGGCGCCGGGCTGCGCGCCCGCGTCCTGGACGTCCTCACCGCGCTCGGCGCCCGCGTCGCCGACCCGGTCGCCGCCGCGGCCGCCCACGCCCTCGACGAGCCCGCCGACGTCACCGCACGCCTCACCGCCTCCGTCCGCCTGCACGCACGCGTGGCCGCCGCCGCGCACGCCGTCGTGGTCCGCGCCGGCGCCCTGGCCCGTCCCCCGGCCGCCGGGCGTCACCTGTACGCCGACCTCGATCCGCTGCGCCCCGCGCTGGCCGCGCACGGCGTCGGCGACGCCCAGGAGCTGGAGGAGTTCCTCGGCGCCCGGCTCGGCCGGCCGGTGCCGGGCGGCCACCGGTTCGGCGACGACCTGGACGCCCTGCGCGTACGCCTGTCCACCGGCCCCCTGCTCGGTACCGACCCCGAGGAACGGCTGCGCTGCCTCGACGCCCCGGATCCCACGGAAATGCCGCATGTGCGCGGCGCGTTGATCCGCCTGGGCGCGGTCCTCGACGACCTGCGTCCGACCGGCCCCTCCGGCCGCCCCCCTCCCCGCGACGGCGACGACTGA
- a CDS encoding MBL fold metallo-hydrolase, with the protein MTQQQQTEPTTRSLTPPDDDTTTPDPAATMPASAAARAPFVPPLAPPAGPRPLGEPRRWPRSFADRLTVPLVTGPGPYARLLREGAIRPRPEALKDVPLLPYRPGPLPPADAGTVAVTWAGHASWVVRIGGLTVLTDPVWSRRILGTPARITPAGVPWSSLPRVDAVVISHNHYDHLDAPTLRRLPRDTPVFVPAGLGRWFRRRRFTRVTELDWWEAGELGGVRFDFVPAHHWSKRGLLDTCRTLWGGWVLTAPDGRRVHFAGDTGYGHWFRAIGRRYPGIDLALLPIGAYDPRWWLRDVHCDPEEAVQAAVDLGASRMAPMHWGTFVLSTEPVLEPLTRVREAWARTGRPREDLWDLPIGGSAVLD; encoded by the coding sequence ATGACGCAGCAGCAGCAGACCGAGCCGACCACCAGATCCCTCACCCCGCCGGACGACGACACCACCACCCCCGACCCGGCGGCGACGATGCCCGCGTCCGCCGCCGCCCGCGCCCCCTTCGTGCCCCCGCTCGCGCCCCCCGCCGGCCCGCGCCCCCTCGGCGAGCCGCGCCGCTGGCCGCGCTCCTTCGCCGACCGGCTGACCGTGCCCCTCGTCACCGGTCCCGGCCCCTACGCCCGGCTGCTGCGCGAGGGCGCGATACGCCCGCGCCCCGAGGCGCTGAAGGACGTCCCGCTGCTGCCGTACCGGCCCGGGCCGCTGCCCCCGGCGGACGCCGGCACCGTCGCCGTCACCTGGGCCGGGCACGCCAGCTGGGTGGTCCGGATCGGCGGCCTCACCGTGCTCACCGACCCCGTCTGGTCGCGCCGCATCCTGGGCACCCCCGCCAGGATCACCCCCGCCGGCGTGCCCTGGAGCAGTCTGCCGCGCGTGGACGCCGTCGTCATCAGCCACAACCACTACGACCACCTCGACGCGCCCACGCTGCGCCGACTCCCGCGCGACACCCCGGTGTTCGTGCCGGCCGGGCTCGGCCGCTGGTTCCGGCGCCGCCGGTTCACCCGCGTCACCGAGCTGGACTGGTGGGAGGCGGGCGAACTCGGGGGAGTGCGCTTCGACTTCGTCCCCGCCCACCACTGGTCCAAGCGCGGCCTCCTCGACACCTGTCGCACGCTGTGGGGCGGCTGGGTGCTCACCGCGCCCGACGGCCGCCGGGTCCACTTCGCGGGCGACACGGGCTACGGCCACTGGTTCCGCGCGATAGGCCGCCGGTATCCCGGCATCGACCTCGCGCTGCTCCCCATCGGGGCGTACGACCCCCGGTGGTGGCTGCGGGACGTCCACTGCGACCCGGAGGAGGCGGTGCAGGCGGCGGTGGACCTGGGGGCGTCGCGGATGGCACCGATGCACTGGGGCACGTTCGTGCTGTCCACGGAGCCGGTGCTCGAACCGCTGACCCGGGTCCGGGAGGCCTGGGCCCGCACCGGCCGCCCGCGCGAGGACCTGTGGGACCTCCCGATCGGCGGCTCGGCGGTGCTGGACTGA
- a CDS encoding DedA family protein, with the protein MMPAAPDQQAFGYPSLFLLVLIGALVPVVPTGALVSTAAVVAFHRGAPLALLLIFLVAALGAFLGDVTLYWLGRRGMRSRNGSRWLEAIRTRAPEERLEQAQEKLDEHEVAVLTLSRLVPAGRLPVMLACLMAKMPMRTFARGDLPACLAWALTYQLIGILGGSLFPEPWEGVLAAVLLTVAISAAPTLWRRVRRAATG; encoded by the coding sequence ATGATGCCCGCCGCCCCCGACCAGCAGGCGTTCGGCTATCCGTCGCTGTTCCTGCTGGTGCTGATCGGCGCGCTGGTGCCGGTGGTGCCGACCGGGGCGCTGGTCAGTACGGCGGCGGTGGTGGCCTTCCACCGCGGCGCGCCGCTCGCACTGCTGCTGATCTTCCTGGTGGCCGCGCTCGGCGCGTTCCTCGGCGACGTGACCCTGTACTGGCTGGGGCGGCGCGGGATGCGGTCGAGGAACGGCTCGCGGTGGCTGGAGGCGATACGGACGCGGGCGCCGGAGGAGCGGCTGGAGCAGGCGCAGGAGAAGCTGGACGAGCACGAGGTCGCGGTGCTGACGCTGTCGCGGCTGGTGCCCGCCGGGCGGCTGCCGGTGATGCTGGCGTGCCTGATGGCGAAGATGCCGATGCGGACGTTCGCGCGGGGTGACCTGCCCGCGTGCCTGGCGTGGGCGCTCACGTACCAGCTCATCGGGATACTCGGCGGGTCGCTGTTCCCCGAGCCGTGGGAGGGCGTGCTGGCGGCGGTGCTGCTCACGGTGGCGATCAGCGCGGCGCCGACCCTGTGGCGGCGGGTGCGCCGGGCCGCCACCGGCTGA
- a CDS encoding MBL fold metallo-hydrolase, which translates to MPVEITWWGHATCTVEDSGTRVLTDPLFARRLAHLRRRRGAPPPPAAALADLVLVSHLHADHLHLPSLARLTPGTRVLVPRGAVRQVPGLRRLRQLRQLRLTEVVPGDETRVGEVRVRTVPARHDGRRLPFGPRRSPALGFVVEGASRTYFAGDTGLFESMAKEVGPVDVALLPVGGWGPHLGEEHLDPGRAAQALARLGPRSAVPVHYGTYWPIGMDAVRPHEFHTPGAEFVRQAAVHAPEVTVHLLRHGESVRTGGAGAEGAP; encoded by the coding sequence GTGCCGGTGGAGATCACCTGGTGGGGTCATGCCACCTGTACGGTCGAGGACTCCGGCACGCGCGTGCTGACCGACCCCCTGTTCGCCCGCCGGCTCGCGCATCTGCGCCGCCGCCGGGGCGCGCCGCCCCCGCCGGCCGCCGCGCTGGCGGACCTCGTGCTCGTCTCCCATCTGCACGCCGATCATCTGCACCTCCCCTCCCTCGCCCGGCTCACGCCCGGCACCCGGGTACTGGTCCCGCGCGGTGCCGTGCGCCAGGTGCCCGGTCTGCGCCGGCTGCGGCAGCTGCGGCAGCTGCGGCTGACCGAGGTCGTGCCCGGGGACGAGACGCGGGTGGGCGAGGTGCGCGTGCGGACGGTGCCGGCCCGGCACGACGGACGCCGGCTGCCGTTCGGGCCGCGCCGCTCCCCCGCGCTGGGCTTCGTCGTCGAGGGCGCGTCGCGTACGTACTTCGCCGGGGACACCGGGCTGTTCGAGTCGATGGCCAAGGAGGTCGGGCCGGTCGACGTGGCGCTGCTGCCGGTCGGCGGCTGGGGTCCCCACCTGGGTGAGGAGCACCTCGACCCGGGCCGGGCCGCGCAGGCGCTGGCCCGACTGGGGCCGCGCAGCGCGGTGCCGGTGCACTACGGGACGTACTGGCCGATCGGCATGGACGCCGTGCGCCCCCACGAGTTCCACACGCCGGGCGCCGAGTTCGTGCGCCAGGCGGCGGTGCACGCGCCGGAGGTCACGGTGCATCTGCTGCGGCACGGCGAGAGCGTCCGTACGGGCGGGGCGGGCGCGGAGGGCGCCCCGTGA
- a CDS encoding recombinase family protein, translated as MGDPRTAPEVPCPGSPVPCATGAQGAPLRVAAIASLTPLEELDADPFLVDSRSQHAMCARWAAERGYVITRELLVRGLRPDHGALWSDVESGDVDLFVAPSRRVLERALASVEEFAAECARRGVRMETVGRAEPAYDADAKARVHRRLSMPTAGYDGR; from the coding sequence ATGGGAGATCCGCGTACCGCTCCGGAAGTGCCGTGCCCCGGTTCCCCGGTTCCATGCGCGACGGGGGCACAGGGCGCGCCGCTGAGAGTCGCGGCGATCGCCAGCCTGACGCCGCTGGAGGAACTGGACGCCGACCCCTTCCTCGTCGACTCCCGCAGTCAGCACGCCATGTGCGCGCGCTGGGCGGCGGAGCGGGGGTACGTGATCACGCGCGAACTCCTCGTCCGCGGGCTGCGGCCCGACCACGGAGCGCTGTGGTCGGACGTCGAGTCGGGCGACGTCGACCTGTTCGTCGCGCCGAGCAGACGGGTGCTGGAGCGGGCGCTGGCGTCGGTGGAGGAGTTCGCGGCGGAGTGTGCGCGGCGGGGGGTGCGGATGGAGACGGTCGGCCGGGCGGAGCCGGCGTACGACGCGGACGCCAAGGCCCGCGTCCACCGGCGCCTGTCCATGCCGACGGCAGGCTACGACGGCCGCTGA